CGCCCGCGACCTCGACCTCGCCCGTGCCGCCGATGACGTAGAGCATCTCGCTCATCCCCGCCTTGGCCGCGCTGCCGACGCTGGCGCCTGCCGGGATCAGCAGGTGATCGACATAGCTCCACGTCGTCGCAAAGATCGTTGGGTCGAGCGCACGGCGATAGCCGACCTCGCCCTGCCCGCCATCCATCGCCTTGACCGGCTTCAGCAGCGCGCGGTCGAAGCGCATGCTGATGAACTGCGGCACCCGGTCCAGCGCCGCGCCCTCGCGCGTGTCGCCCAGGTCGAAATTGTCGTATCGCTTGGTCATACCGACATTGATATTGAGCCATTGCAGCGGCTTGTCGGTCGCATTGTAGATCGCGTGCGAATGCCCCATCCGGTCCGGCACCGCCGCCGGTCCCTTGATCGTCGAGGTGCGGCCGTCGATCGTGAACTGTGCCTCGCCATCCAGGATGACGAACATTTCCTCGCTCTGGTTGTGGAAATGCTGGCCGATGCTGCTCTTGGGCAGGATCTCGCCGCGATGGACGAAGATGAGGTTGGTGCTGAGCGCATCCGGCCCGAGCAGGCCGGCGAAGCGCATCGACCCGGCGCCGCCATGCACGCCTTCGAGCTCGCGCAGCTTGGCCGGATCATGCCGGCCGATGCGCTCCTGAAGTGTCTGCGACGCGGCCGGACTGGCCGCCACCAGAAGCGCGGCGATCGCCACCATGCCGAAGCCCGTTTTCATCCGCACCCTCCCGAGATCGCCGGTCCAGCCGGTATTTACTCGGCGTTATAACCCGCCTACACGAGAATCATATAGGATATTTCGCGACCAGCGAAGGGAGAGGGTGATGGCGTCGACCGGGCGATCAAGGATACGCGTACAGCTCGTCTTCCTGCTGTTCGTCATCAGCGCGATCGCTTTCCTCGACCGCACCAACATCTCGGTCGCCGGCGTCCAGATGCGCCAGGAATATGGCATCGACCAGATCCAGCTCGGCTGGGTCTTCAGCGCGTTTCTCATCGGTTATGCCGTCTTTCAGGTCCCGGCCGGGTGGCTGGCCGCCAAGTACGGGCCGCGTCGCCTGCTGACTTGGGCGCTGGTCTGGTGGGGTCTGTTCAGCGTCGCCACCGCGCTTGTCTCGCCCCAGGGTGCCAATGCGATCCTGATGCTCGCGATCGTCCGCTTCGCGCTCGGCATCGGCGAGGCGGCGGTGTATCCGTCCGCCAACCAGTTCATCTCGCGCTGGGTGCCGGCCAGCGAGCGGGGCAAGGCCAATGGGCTGATCTTCGCAGGCGTCGGCGCGGGCTCGGGCCTCACCCCGCCGCTCATCACCGCGGTCATTGCCTTTGCCGGCTGGCGCGCGTCCTTCTACGTCTGCGCGGCGATCGGACTGGTCGTCGCCGCGATCTGGTACGTCGTCGCGCGCGACCGGCCGCAGGATCATGCCCGCGTCGACGCCGCCGAGCTTGCACATATCGAGGCGGGGCTGCCCCCTGCCCCCGTCGACACCGATCGCGTTGCGATCCCGTGGGGCGCGATCCTGTCGAGCCGCAACGTCTGGGGCCTGTTCTTCAGCTATTTCGCGTTCGGCTACGTCATCTGGATCTTCTTCTCCTGGTTCTTCATCTATTTGGCAGAGGCGCGCGGCCTCGATCTCAAGTCGAGCGCGCTCTACGGCATGGCCCCGTTCCTTGCGATGACGATCGGGTGCCTGGGCGGCGGCGTGCTCAATGATGCGATCTCGAAGCGGCGCGGGCTCTATGCCGGGCGATCGGGGCTGGCGATGGTGTCGTTCGTGCTCACCGGCATCTTCCTGCTGATCGGCAGCCGCGTCGACAGCGCGCCGCTCGCGGTGCTCACGCTCGCGCTGGGTGGCGGGGCGATCTACCTGTCGCAGAGCGGCTTCTGGTCCGTCACCGCCGATATCGCCGGGCGGCATGCCGGCGTCGTTTCCGGGTTGATGAATGCCGGCTGCCAGGTCGGCGGCGCGCTCACCTCGTCGCTGACGCCGTGGATCGCCGCGCAATATGGCTGGGTCGCGGCGTTTGGCACCGGCGCGGTCATCGTGCTGGTGGGGACGCTCGCTTGGGCGATCGTCGATCCGAACCGGCTGATCGGCGCGGGTCGGAGCCGCGAATTCGTCGGCGATCCTGCACCGGTCGCACCATGAACAAGCATAAGGGAGGGGTCATGCGCATTACGAGTCTCTGGGCCGCAAGCTGCACCGCCGCACTGGTATCGGCACTCGCGCTGCAAGCCGCCGCGGCACAGACGCCGCCGACCCAGGGCCCGCGCCCTGCCCCGCCTCCGCCGTTCAATGCCTGGACGCCGAAGAAAACGCCCTACACGCCCTGGCGCGCGCCCAACCGTCCATGGTGGAAGCTGAGCGACGTCAAGGCATTGCACAAGGGCAAGGCCGCCTGGACCCAGCCGGTGATCCGCAACAAGGACCTGGTCGCCGACTGGCACCAGCTGGCGCCCGGCAGCCGCACCACGACGCTCGCCTACTCGGACAACCGCACCGCGATCATCGTGTGGGAAGGCGAGATGCGCGTGACCATGGCGGGCCAGGAACCGTTCACCGCGCGCAAGGGGTTCGAGATCAACGTTCCCTATCGCGTGCCGTTCACGCTGGAGGCGACGGGCGCCGCGCCGGCGCTCTATTTCCAGATCAACGCGGCCAGCGACATGCCGCTCTATCCCGCGGATGCTGCCGCACCGCCAAAGGTCGCGGGCTGGGCGTATGAGAAGCGGATCGTCACCGGGGGGCCGGGCGGCTTCGACGAGCGGCACAAGCCGTTCGTCGACTATTACGCCGCGCATGTGGAGGGCGGCGCGCGGCCGGGCGCGTTCATCGCCGACCAGCATCTATTCGTGAACAACATCCGTGGCCGCGCGACACCGACCCCGCCCGCCTCCAACCTCGGCCATTTCCATGTCGGGTACGACGAGTTCTGGTTCGTCATGGAGGGCAACGTGACGCTTCAGGTCGAAGGCGCCCCGGTCTTCACCGCCGCCGCCGGCGACGTCATCTCCGCGCCGCAGGGCCACTGGCACCGCGCCAGCTTCGGCGGACCGGAGGGGCAATGGGGCACGCGCGTGGCGGTCAATCCGTATCCGGCGGGCGGCCACGCTTACTCGGAGGAGTCGGGCGGTCGGCAGTAAGCCCTCCTTGTTCCCCGGCGAAGGCCGGGGTCCAGTTGGGAAGGCTGAAGTGGCTGAGCGATGCCAGCCATCACGATCGGCTCGCAACTGGACCCCGGACTTCGCCGGGGAACAAGAGCGGGCTGTGCTCCCGCGCAGGCGGGAGCCCAGCGCCACGCACGGTGGCGCTTGCCGCTGTAGGCTCCCGCCTTCGCGGGAGCACGCCAGAATGTGTTGAGGGTGGGAGCCGGAACGACCCGCAACGAGGTCGTTACGGCTGCTTCCTTCCGGACCTGACCGAGTTGGCGACAGCTGCGTCCGCCCGACTCCCAGGCGCCATATGGCGGCGTCCGGCCGATCAGGCAAGGGCCGCGAGCGACGCGGGCTCGTGCAGCGGACATCCGTTCGCACGCCGCCGCCGGTCGGCCGAGGATTTGTACGGATCCTTGCGCGCGCGATTGATGTTGCCGAGCGGCCGGTGCGCGGCAAGGCCATGCCAGGGCGCGAACGACAGCGCCTCGTCTATCGCCTCGGCGTCCGGCCCCCATCCCGCCTGCGGCGCGACCTCCAGCAGCGCGACCGTGCGATAGGGGCTCGCCGCCTCATCCCACTCGACGCTCGCATCCTCGATCGGCATCGCGTCCGTGTCGGTGCAGAGCTGGAAGCGGAGCTCCCACACGCCGCCATGCTCGGCGAGCGCGGCGCCGGTATCCTCGCGGATCGCGTCGCGCCGCCCCTTGGTGTCGATCGTCGCCTCGCGCAGCGCCAGCAACTCGGGCGCGACCGGGCGGAGCTGGAACTTGGCGACATGATCGCCGAAGCGGTACGGTGTCTGGCTGAAATAGGTCGTGCCCAGCGGATGCACTTGCGGCGCGCCGCCCATCGTCTTGAGCATCGTGCTTTCGAGGCCCACCGCCTCCAGCCCCGCCTCGATCCCGCGCAGCGCCGCCGACAGCGCCTTCTTGGCGCCCTCGCCCTTGTCGGTGGTCTTGGCGAGCAGCTTGAGATTGCCGAGGAACTGGTCCGCCGTCTTCGCGGCAAAGGCGGGCGCGTTCGCCATCACGAAGTCCTGCGTCGTGTCGTCCTCGCTGCCCGGCAGGCGCTCGCCCTCGACGCCCAGCACCTTGAGCGCAAGCCCGCGCGGAACCGAGATCGCGTCGTCCAGAATGTCACCCGGATTGGTCGAGATGCGCAGCACCGCGTCATAGCGTCCGGGTGCCGCGAACAGCCCCTGCGCCAGCTCGGGCGGCAAATCGGCCGCGATCGTCAGCGTCGCCCTGGCGATCGCGTGACCCTTGGCATGGACCGACCGCACGCCCCGGCCATAATCGGCGAGCGTCGTGTCGAGAATCTGACCGAACTGCTCCTTCAGCCCCTCGATCGTCTCGGCCTCATCCTCGCGGATCGTCTCGAGCTCGGGGGAATAGGCGACATAGCCGGGCATTGAACGCTCCGTAAGCTTTTGCAGGAGAGGTCCTAATCGATGCGAA
This is a stretch of genomic DNA from Sphingomonas sp. Y38-1Y. It encodes these proteins:
- a CDS encoding cupin domain-containing protein, with the translated sequence MRITSLWAASCTAALVSALALQAAAAQTPPTQGPRPAPPPPFNAWTPKKTPYTPWRAPNRPWWKLSDVKALHKGKAAWTQPVIRNKDLVADWHQLAPGSRTTTLAYSDNRTAIIVWEGEMRVTMAGQEPFTARKGFEINVPYRVPFTLEATGAAPALYFQINAASDMPLYPADAAAPPKVAGWAYEKRIVTGGPGGFDERHKPFVDYYAAHVEGGARPGAFIADQHLFVNNIRGRATPTPPASNLGHFHVGYDEFWFVMEGNVTLQVEGAPVFTAAAGDVISAPQGHWHRASFGGPEGQWGTRVAVNPYPAGGHAYSEESGGRQ
- a CDS encoding catalase family protein, with translation MPGYVAYSPELETIREDEAETIEGLKEQFGQILDTTLADYGRGVRSVHAKGHAIARATLTIAADLPPELAQGLFAAPGRYDAVLRISTNPGDILDDAISVPRGLALKVLGVEGERLPGSEDDTTQDFVMANAPAFAAKTADQFLGNLKLLAKTTDKGEGAKKALSAALRGIEAGLEAVGLESTMLKTMGGAPQVHPLGTTYFSQTPYRFGDHVAKFQLRPVAPELLALREATIDTKGRRDAIREDTGAALAEHGGVWELRFQLCTDTDAMPIEDASVEWDEAASPYRTVALLEVAPQAGWGPDAEAIDEALSFAPWHGLAAHRPLGNINRARKDPYKSSADRRRRANGCPLHEPASLAALA
- a CDS encoding MFS transporter, translated to MASTGRSRIRVQLVFLLFVISAIAFLDRTNISVAGVQMRQEYGIDQIQLGWVFSAFLIGYAVFQVPAGWLAAKYGPRRLLTWALVWWGLFSVATALVSPQGANAILMLAIVRFALGIGEAAVYPSANQFISRWVPASERGKANGLIFAGVGAGSGLTPPLITAVIAFAGWRASFYVCAAIGLVVAAIWYVVARDRPQDHARVDAAELAHIEAGLPPAPVDTDRVAIPWGAILSSRNVWGLFFSYFAFGYVIWIFFSWFFIYLAEARGLDLKSSALYGMAPFLAMTIGCLGGGVLNDAISKRRGLYAGRSGLAMVSFVLTGIFLLIGSRVDSAPLAVLTLALGGGAIYLSQSGFWSVTADIAGRHAGVVSGLMNAGCQVGGALTSSLTPWIAAQYGWVAAFGTGAVIVLVGTLAWAIVDPNRLIGAGRSREFVGDPAPVAP
- a CDS encoding cupin domain-containing protein, which codes for MKTGFGMVAIAALLVAASPAASQTLQERIGRHDPAKLRELEGVHGGAGSMRFAGLLGPDALSTNLIFVHRGEILPKSSIGQHFHNQSEEMFVILDGEAQFTIDGRTSTIKGPAAVPDRMGHSHAIYNATDKPLQWLNINVGMTKRYDNFDLGDTREGAALDRVPQFISMRFDRALLKPVKAMDGGQGEVGYRRALDPTIFATTWSYVDHLLIPAGASVGSAAKAGMSEMLYVIGGTGEVEVAGEKAMIRAGDAIPVDIGQSRAIRQTGTAPLELMVVGVAKDQAAKAAYAAAQSRGR